From Microbaculum marinisediminis, the proteins below share one genomic window:
- a CDS encoding TRAP transporter small permease — MFRTFALVCHRAAQGAVIAILGAILVIVVIQIVLRYGFGASLTWSEEVVRYLLIWLTFVGASVAVREGSLVGLDLLPRFAERIGLGPALNILVSLLGLCFVLATAYYGFQLASSPAIQRQSFSTLPLPMTLVYGAIPLSAGLMAVQLVDVIVDQVRRGRDT; from the coding sequence ATGTTCAGAACGTTCGCGCTAGTCTGCCACCGGGCCGCTCAAGGCGCCGTCATCGCGATCCTCGGCGCCATTCTTGTCATCGTAGTGATCCAGATCGTCCTCAGGTACGGCTTTGGCGCCTCGCTGACCTGGTCCGAGGAAGTCGTTCGCTACCTGCTCATCTGGCTGACATTCGTTGGCGCGTCCGTGGCCGTTCGGGAAGGAAGCCTGGTCGGGCTGGATCTTCTGCCGCGCTTCGCCGAGCGCATCGGACTCGGCCCCGCGTTGAACATCCTGGTCAGTCTTCTCGGACTGTGCTTCGTGCTCGCCACGGCCTACTACGGCTTTCAGCTCGCATCATCGCCTGCGATCCAGCGCCAGAGCTTTTCGACGCTTCCGCTCCCCATGACGCTTGTCTATGGGGCGATCCCCCTGAGTGCGGGGCTGATGGCGGTACAGCTTGTCGACGTGATCGTGGACCAGGTCCGGCGCGGAAGGGACACCTGA
- a CDS encoding TRAP transporter large permease: MGFSAFLLLFFALIGLGVPIAFVLGLSSFAYILIEGQTSLLLATGQRMVQGVNNFSLLAVPFFLLAGELMNRGGITWRLIEFAQSILGHFHGGLAYVNIVVSGFLSSIIGSANAVAAITSASIVPEMARKGYNLNAASAVSAAAATMGPIVPPSLILILYGVAANTSIGALFLAGIIPGLLLGAGFFVAAYFVSRRDAGIQRTPRVTTKQALRATLVALPPLSIPLVILGGIISGVFTPTEAGAIACVLAIGLGGFFYRELAWRDLPGIVLRAGIVTAGVLFIAATAALFGWIMAIERIPAIVAAWMTGLSSDPNIILLMIMASLLVIGLFLEPLAAILITVPVLLPVATQLGIHPVHFGMMMSVNLVIGLITPPVGLVLFIVTGITRVSVVALSRALLPYYLGALVVLFLVTFVPQLSLFLPDLFK; this comes from the coding sequence ATGGGGTTTTCTGCTTTCCTCCTACTGTTCTTCGCGCTGATCGGCCTTGGCGTTCCCATCGCATTCGTCCTGGGGCTGTCAAGTTTCGCCTACATCCTGATTGAAGGGCAGACGTCGTTGCTCCTAGCAACCGGCCAGCGGATGGTGCAGGGCGTGAACAACTTCTCGCTCCTGGCGGTCCCCTTCTTCCTGCTGGCCGGCGAGTTGATGAACCGCGGCGGCATCACTTGGCGCCTGATCGAATTCGCCCAGTCGATCCTGGGGCATTTCCACGGCGGACTTGCGTACGTCAATATCGTCGTGTCCGGCTTCCTCTCCTCCATCATCGGATCGGCAAACGCCGTCGCGGCCATCACCAGCGCCTCGATCGTGCCCGAGATGGCGCGCAAGGGTTACAATCTCAATGCCGCCTCCGCGGTCAGCGCAGCTGCCGCAACCATGGGACCGATCGTTCCGCCCAGCCTTATCCTCATTCTCTATGGTGTCGCGGCGAACACATCGATCGGTGCCCTCTTCCTGGCCGGCATCATCCCCGGCCTTCTGCTGGGCGCCGGGTTCTTTGTCGCCGCCTACTTCGTATCGCGCCGTGATGCCGGCATCCAAAGGACGCCCCGCGTCACGACAAAACAGGCCCTGCGCGCGACCCTCGTGGCGCTTCCGCCCCTGTCCATTCCTCTTGTCATCCTGGGCGGCATCATATCCGGCGTGTTCACCCCCACGGAGGCCGGCGCGATCGCCTGCGTGCTGGCGATCGGTCTTGGCGGCTTTTTCTACCGGGAACTCGCCTGGCGCGACCTGCCGGGGATCGTCCTGCGGGCGGGGATCGTCACTGCCGGCGTCCTGTTCATCGCGGCGACCGCTGCGCTTTTCGGCTGGATCATGGCGATCGAGCGCATCCCCGCGATTGTCGCGGCCTGGATGACGGGACTATCCAGCGATCCCAACATCATCCTGCTGATGATCATGGCGAGCCTCCTGGTGATCGGATTGTTTCTGGAACCGCTGGCCGCGATCCTTATTACCGTGCCGGTCCTGCTGCCGGTCGCGACCCAATTGGGCATCCACCCGGTGCACTTCGGCATGATGATGTCGGTCAACCTTGTCATCGGCCTGATCACGCCGCCCGTCGGCCTGGTGCTGTTTATCGTTACCGGCATCACGCGCGTGTCTGTCGTGGCGCTCTCTCGCGCCCTGCTGCCGTACTATCTCGGTGCGCTGGTCGTCCTGTTTCTGGTCACCTTCGTACCTCAGCTGTCCCTGTTCCTTCCCGACCTCTTCAAGTAA
- the pcaD gene encoding 3-oxoadipate enol-lactonase → MDTVELNDVRLAYRLDGPSDAPVVVFCNSLSTTHRSWDLQVDALGDAFRILRFDTRGHGESSVPSGPYTTADMAADLKGLLDQLDISRPVHVVGLSLGGMVAMDFAARWPSRVASLVLCATAASMAGAEALWNRRIEATREGGTISFAAETLARWFTDDFATAQPDLYEQIRGQIAATPDDGYIAAVAAVRDVSLADAARTIEVPTFLIAADDDPATPAAGVEELGKSIPGARGFRVIGPARHLLNVEQPAAFNKALRNWLTTLPTSE, encoded by the coding sequence ATGGACACCGTTGAACTGAATGACGTTCGCCTTGCCTATCGTCTCGATGGTCCGTCGGACGCGCCCGTGGTTGTGTTCTGCAACTCCTTGAGCACCACGCATCGGTCGTGGGACCTGCAGGTCGATGCGCTCGGCGACGCGTTCCGCATTCTGCGCTTCGATACGCGCGGCCACGGCGAAAGCAGCGTCCCGTCCGGGCCCTACACGACCGCGGACATGGCCGCCGACCTGAAGGGGCTCCTGGACCAGCTGGACATTTCGCGGCCGGTGCATGTGGTTGGCCTGTCGCTGGGCGGCATGGTTGCCATGGACTTCGCCGCGCGCTGGCCCTCCCGCGTCGCCTCTCTCGTCCTGTGCGCTACGGCCGCCTCCATGGCCGGCGCGGAAGCCCTGTGGAACCGACGGATCGAGGCGACGCGGGAGGGCGGAACGATCTCGTTCGCCGCGGAAACGCTCGCCCGGTGGTTCACGGACGATTTTGCGACGGCGCAGCCGGATCTGTACGAGCAGATTCGCGGTCAGATCGCGGCCACCCCGGATGACGGCTATATCGCCGCGGTTGCAGCCGTGCGGGACGTCAGTCTGGCCGATGCCGCACGCACGATCGAAGTCCCCACGTTCCTTATCGCCGCCGACGATGACCCGGCCACGCCGGCGGCCGGCGTGGAGGAGCTCGGAAAATCCATTCCCGGCGCCAGGGGCTTTCGCGTTATCGGGCCAGCCCGGCATCTCTTGAACGTCGAGCAGCCGGCAGCCTTCAACAAGGCCCTGCGCAATTGGCTGACGACCTTGCCGACCAGCGAGTGA
- a CDS encoding zinc-binding dehydrogenase, which translates to MPMPEQSRKDGVRVTTYAGPGAEPEMHIVPWPKVPPKGALIRIGACGVCGTDQHILKGHWPKPLPWPFTLGHELAGEIVEIGSELTKDHMGNPIGVGSRLMLPPLMPCGFCDWCKRYPEQSNKCLTPVYYGRYLGFDKPPHLWGGWAEYVYVDLGELPGTKIYKLPDDMSYLLGSLSEPLTSCIRGFNRAIRAGAFTWGDTVVIQGTGPIGILAIAAAQEMGARRVIAVGAPENPRLALAREFGAEATVDITEYKTPEDRIEVVRDIVGGYGADLVMDCSGHPTAGPEGIEFLRDGGCYVEMGQFTDAGSIETNWHRICTKDITLLGSWAFTANDLALGVRMLDKARDKYPWRKMQTLYPFSLDGVKQAVADAMAMKTVKSTIVPNEDMVRGE; encoded by the coding sequence ATGCCCATGCCTGAGCAAAGCCGTAAGGACGGTGTCCGCGTCACCACCTATGCCGGCCCCGGCGCGGAACCGGAGATGCATATCGTACCGTGGCCGAAGGTGCCGCCAAAAGGCGCGCTCATCCGCATCGGGGCCTGTGGCGTCTGCGGCACCGACCAGCACATTCTCAAGGGCCACTGGCCGAAGCCGCTGCCGTGGCCGTTCACGCTCGGGCACGAACTTGCCGGCGAGATCGTCGAGATCGGTTCGGAACTCACCAAGGATCACATGGGCAATCCGATTGGTGTCGGCTCGCGCCTGATGCTGCCGCCGCTCATGCCGTGTGGCTTCTGCGATTGGTGCAAACGCTATCCCGAGCAGTCCAACAAGTGCCTGACTCCGGTCTACTACGGCCGCTACCTCGGTTTCGACAAGCCGCCGCATCTGTGGGGCGGCTGGGCGGAATACGTCTATGTGGACCTCGGTGAACTGCCGGGCACGAAGATCTACAAGCTGCCCGACGATATGAGCTATCTGCTGGGCTCGCTTTCCGAGCCGCTGACGTCCTGTATCCGTGGCTTCAACCGCGCCATCCGGGCGGGAGCCTTCACGTGGGGAGACACCGTCGTCATCCAGGGCACCGGCCCGATCGGCATCCTCGCCATCGCCGCCGCGCAGGAAATGGGCGCCCGCCGTGTTATCGCCGTCGGCGCGCCCGAGAACCCGCGCCTTGCGCTCGCGCGGGAGTTCGGCGCCGAGGCAACCGTCGACATCACCGAATACAAGACCCCCGAGGACCGCATCGAGGTTGTACGCGACATCGTCGGCGGCTACGGCGCCGATCTGGTGATGGACTGCTCCGGCCATCCGACCGCCGGCCCGGAAGGGATCGAGTTCCTGCGCGACGGCGGTTGCTATGTAGAGATGGGGCAGTTCACCGATGCCGGGAGCATCGAAACCAACTGGCACCGCATCTGCACCAAGGATATCACGCTGCTCGGTTCATGGGCGTTCACCGCCAACGATCTTGCCCTCGGCGTGCGGATGCTCGACAAGGCGCGCGACAAGTACCCTTGGCGAAAGATGCAGACGCTGTATCCGTTCTCCCTTGACGGCGTGAAGCAAGCCGTCGCCGACGCAATGGCCATGAAGACCGTCAAGAGCACCATCGTACCGAACGAGGATATGGTTCGGGGAGAGTAG
- a CDS encoding LacI family DNA-binding transcriptional regulator → MKEPATLRSIAAEAGVSVATVSRALKKPETVALHTRERILALVAQHRYVPDTLATSFSSGKTGLIGLIVPTIANSIYAAFTVAIQARLQAEGRKLLIANSNYDTALERDILIKLVESRVEGVILTGFRRDAELYELLRHYRIPFVVTWSTSPDPDIPAVSFDNEAAAELAVEALIERGHRNIAIVCGITAINDRADQRLKAYRRTLDRHGLPFNPDYVQERLFEFREGERAAEVLLQREPRPTALFCANDILALGALFAATRQGVRVPHDLSIIGFDDLPIAQSVYPTLSTVHVPAQEMGEAAAMKIVNCIEKNKKITHLRLESRVVFRESTDFHLKRDS, encoded by the coding sequence TTGAAAGAACCTGCCACGCTCCGAAGTATAGCGGCGGAAGCGGGAGTGTCGGTTGCCACGGTCAGTCGTGCGCTGAAAAAGCCCGAGACGGTTGCACTCCACACGAGGGAGCGGATCCTCGCCCTGGTCGCGCAGCACCGCTACGTCCCCGACACGCTTGCGACGAGCTTCTCTTCAGGAAAAACAGGTCTCATCGGCCTGATCGTCCCGACCATCGCGAACTCGATATACGCAGCCTTCACCGTCGCGATCCAGGCCCGCCTGCAAGCGGAGGGCCGCAAGCTGCTGATCGCCAACAGCAACTATGACACCGCCCTGGAACGCGACATCCTCATTAAGCTGGTGGAAAGCCGCGTGGAGGGCGTCATCCTGACGGGATTCCGCAGGGATGCGGAGTTGTACGAGCTTCTGCGCCACTACCGAATCCCGTTCGTCGTGACGTGGTCGACGAGTCCCGACCCCGATATTCCCGCTGTGTCGTTTGACAACGAGGCGGCCGCCGAGCTCGCGGTCGAGGCGCTGATAGAACGGGGGCACCGGAACATTGCGATCGTATGCGGCATTACGGCGATCAACGACCGTGCCGACCAGCGGCTGAAAGCGTACAGGCGGACGCTCGATCGCCACGGCCTTCCGTTCAATCCCGACTACGTTCAGGAGCGCCTATTCGAGTTTCGGGAGGGCGAGCGTGCCGCCGAGGTGCTTCTCCAGCGCGAGCCGCGTCCCACGGCGCTGTTCTGCGCCAACGACATTCTGGCTCTCGGCGCATTGTTTGCCGCCACGAGGCAGGGCGTCCGCGTTCCCCACGATCTGTCGATCATTGGTTTTGATGATCTGCCTATAGCGCAGTCAGTCTATCCAACGCTAAGCACCGTGCATGTTCCCGCTCAAGAAATGGGAGAGGCGGCAGCGATGAAGATCGTGAATTGCATCGAAAAGAACAAGAAGATTACCCATCTCCGCCTGGAGTCGCGGGTCGTTTTCCGTGAAAGCACGGATTTCCATTTGAAGCGAGATTCGTGA
- the hisD gene encoding histidinol dehydrogenase, translated as MKYLKRAEPQSRQNNDDLVQHVRKMLVDIESNRDAAVRHYAETYDRWQGGEFLVSGDEIEAVRKSLSPVFKDDFAFAKKQVVDFAKRQRDTLAEFEDEFGDGIVLGQKIIPVENAGCYIPGGKYPLISAAIMSVATAKAAGVDYVLGAAPPRDGKSIYPHTLYALAESGADEIYAIGGVQAFASMAYGCVGMRPVDIITGPGNAYVAEAKRQLFGMVGIDLPAGPTEILVIADDSADPALVAADLLGQAEHGPDSPAWLITQSTSFGEAVAAEIETQLVTLPTRQVARASWDRWGEIMVVDSDDEAIAVSDRYAPEHLEVQTARNDYYLANLRNYGSLFLGEESTVAYGDKGVGTNHTLPTGRAARYTGGLWVGKFLKTVTYQRLTPAASRQIAPAMGRLCRAEGMLAHEITADVRAERYAEGQTAGADE; from the coding sequence GTGAAGTATCTGAAGCGTGCCGAGCCTCAATCGCGGCAGAACAACGACGATCTGGTCCAGCACGTCCGCAAAATGCTGGTCGATATCGAGTCGAACCGGGATGCTGCGGTACGGCACTACGCTGAAACGTACGACCGCTGGCAGGGCGGGGAATTTCTGGTTTCCGGCGACGAGATCGAGGCCGTTCGGAAATCCCTCAGTCCCGTCTTCAAGGACGACTTCGCCTTCGCCAAGAAACAGGTCGTGGATTTCGCCAAGCGGCAGCGCGACACACTGGCCGAATTCGAGGACGAGTTTGGCGACGGGATCGTTCTCGGCCAGAAGATCATTCCGGTTGAGAATGCCGGGTGCTACATACCGGGCGGCAAGTACCCGTTGATTTCCGCGGCAATCATGAGCGTTGCGACCGCCAAGGCGGCAGGGGTGGATTATGTTCTTGGCGCTGCCCCTCCACGCGACGGAAAGTCGATCTATCCGCACACGCTTTATGCGCTCGCCGAGTCGGGAGCAGACGAGATCTACGCAATCGGCGGGGTCCAGGCGTTTGCGTCCATGGCGTATGGCTGCGTCGGCATGCGCCCGGTCGACATCATCACCGGCCCCGGCAACGCCTATGTGGCGGAGGCCAAGCGGCAGCTGTTCGGAATGGTCGGCATAGATCTTCCGGCAGGCCCCACTGAAATCCTGGTCATTGCCGACGACAGCGCCGATCCCGCGCTGGTCGCAGCCGATCTGCTCGGTCAGGCGGAACACGGCCCCGACAGCCCGGCGTGGCTGATCACCCAATCGACGTCATTCGGCGAGGCGGTTGCTGCCGAGATCGAGACGCAATTGGTGACGCTACCCACAAGGCAGGTGGCCCGCGCGTCTTGGGATCGGTGGGGCGAGATCATGGTCGTGGACAGCGACGACGAAGCGATCGCCGTGTCGGACCGCTACGCGCCGGAACACCTGGAGGTTCAGACCGCCCGCAACGACTATTACCTCGCGAACCTACGCAACTATGGAAGTCTGTTCCTCGGCGAAGAGAGCACCGTGGCCTACGGAGACAAGGGTGTCGGGACGAACCACACCCTGCCGACGGGGCGTGCCGCCCGCTATACGGGAGGGCTCTGGGTCGGAAAGTTCCTCAAGACGGTGACGTACCAGCGGCTGACGCCTGCCGCCAGCCGGCAGATCGCGCCGGCGATGGGGCGCCTCTGCCGGGCCGAGGGAATGCTTGCACACGAGATAACGGCGGATGTCCGCGCCGAGCGCTACGCAGAGGGTCAGACCGCCGGGGCAGATGAATGA
- a CDS encoding NAD(P)-dependent malic enzyme — translation MSSAPIRPWSVTPEAAIAAVTKIHSGSGKLEVVSKVLVESLQDVATLYTPGVATLVREVQKDPARVDELTNRGNTIAVVTDGTAVLGFGRTGPLPAVPVMEGKAIMFKLLAGLDAVPLCLDVNDPDRLVDHIAALEPSFAGFNLEDISTPHCFSTVSELERRLSVPVFHDDQYGTATVIVAGVMNALKHVGKKPGDVRVVINGAGAAGTAATNLILAFGVGDVVCCDRHGILAAGREQPSPHMTALAARTNRERLSGQLADAVRGADIFIGLSTGGILTESHVQSMARDPIVFACANPEPEIMPDLALHAGAAVAGSGRFDFPNQCNNVLAFPGIMRGAIETRTVRISEGICLAAARAIAGHVPDAALRFDNVLPTPLDPALCPVVAEAVAAEAIKEGLAQRSPAPGTVANIVRELSVITGKQQRFLAELAADLGSSR, via the coding sequence ATGAGCAGCGCTCCCATCCGACCTTGGAGCGTGACGCCGGAGGCGGCCATCGCGGCGGTCACCAAAATTCACTCGGGCAGCGGCAAGCTCGAAGTGGTGTCCAAGGTGCTGGTCGAGTCGCTCCAGGACGTGGCCACGCTCTACACGCCCGGCGTCGCGACGCTGGTGAGGGAAGTCCAGAAAGACCCCGCCCGGGTGGACGAGTTGACCAACCGCGGCAATACCATCGCCGTCGTGACCGACGGCACCGCCGTGCTCGGCTTCGGCAGGACGGGACCCTTGCCCGCCGTTCCGGTGATGGAAGGCAAGGCGATCATGTTCAAGCTGCTTGCCGGTCTCGACGCGGTGCCGCTCTGTCTTGACGTGAACGACCCCGACCGGCTTGTCGACCACATTGCCGCTCTGGAGCCGTCCTTCGCCGGCTTCAACCTTGAGGACATTTCCACGCCCCACTGCTTCTCGACCGTTTCCGAACTCGAGCGGCGCCTTTCCGTCCCCGTCTTCCACGACGACCAGTACGGCACGGCGACCGTCATCGTCGCCGGGGTGATGAACGCCCTCAAGCATGTCGGCAAGAAACCCGGCGACGTCAGGGTCGTCATCAATGGAGCGGGCGCGGCGGGAACCGCCGCCACCAATCTGATCCTCGCCTTCGGCGTCGGCGATGTCGTGTGCTGCGATCGCCACGGCATCCTGGCGGCGGGACGAGAGCAGCCCAGCCCGCACATGACGGCACTTGCCGCGCGCACGAACCGGGAGCGCCTAAGCGGGCAACTCGCGGACGCGGTTCGCGGGGCCGATATCTTCATCGGGCTGAGCACCGGTGGCATTCTCACCGAGAGCCACGTCCAGTCGATGGCGCGCGATCCCATCGTCTTCGCCTGCGCCAATCCCGAACCGGAGATCATGCCTGATCTGGCCCTTCACGCCGGCGCGGCCGTTGCGGGTAGCGGGCGGTTCGACTTTCCGAACCAGTGCAACAACGTGCTGGCCTTTCCCGGAATCATGCGCGGCGCGATCGAGACCCGCACCGTCCGCATCAGCGAGGGTATCTGCCTGGCCGCGGCTCGCGCCATCGCGGGCCACGTGCCCGATGCGGCGCTTCGCTTCGACAACGTCCTGCCCACGCCCCTCGATCCCGCCCTCTGTCCCGTCGTGGCCGAGGCGGTGGCTGCCGAAGCAATCAAGGAGGGACTTGCACAACGAAGTCCGGCACCCGGCACGGTCGCAAATATCGTTCGCGAGTTGAGCGTCATAACTGGCAAACAACAGCGCTTTCTCGCGGAACTTGCGGCGGATCTCGGGTCGTCGCGATGA
- a CDS encoding ABC transporter substrate-binding protein has protein sequence MDDDKRFKGLNLPIRRRSFLAGAGLLMGGGLSIPQAFAQQSDKTGTVRVWGEPGPYAGVAVQGMNEWAQKFAPGLTFEIETIPWDGVYVKLMTDLAARRPPGIISVESPIAMQLMAEGLLTPLDDVVDQVGRDRLVKGAEWNYWGNWKGEQFILPAHHQPHLLLVRMDIIEELGLGDPDTWDWNDLLNAAKVITEKKPGMSGFCMALGRNLCTDYHFAALLHAAGGRMFDPQNKYEVVFDSPETVEALTFVQELLPYMPKGAPEYSFLQVVDSHVTGNTAMSFYWGRTLGRAAEEAKDVFDATEAFNHARHPKTGRRSNWNDYQGWCVPAQNNPYVEEAKAALAYYQTNKEWLVRYCHSLMPNVAPTYQDVLDSDELKNHPIYEAKPRTVETYFRGSLEHSSSTANEHMAGSNPFAGFVHGNSILAQTVQKVVINGMSPADAAKWGAGELESIRRENIRLID, from the coding sequence ATGGATGACGACAAGCGCTTCAAGGGCCTGAATCTCCCCATACGCAGACGTAGTTTTCTGGCGGGCGCGGGCCTGTTGATGGGAGGAGGACTGAGCATCCCGCAAGCCTTCGCTCAGCAGTCAGACAAGACCGGCACGGTGCGCGTCTGGGGCGAGCCCGGCCCCTATGCCGGGGTCGCGGTGCAGGGGATGAACGAATGGGCGCAGAAATTTGCGCCGGGACTTACCTTCGAGATCGAGACGATCCCGTGGGACGGCGTCTACGTCAAGCTGATGACCGACCTGGCGGCGCGCCGCCCGCCCGGCATCATCAGCGTGGAATCGCCGATTGCCATGCAGCTCATGGCAGAAGGCCTGCTGACCCCCCTGGACGACGTGGTCGACCAGGTCGGTCGCGACCGGCTCGTCAAAGGGGCGGAGTGGAACTATTGGGGCAACTGGAAGGGCGAACAGTTCATCCTGCCGGCGCACCATCAGCCCCATCTTCTGCTGGTGCGGATGGACATCATCGAGGAGCTCGGCCTCGGCGACCCCGACACCTGGGATTGGAACGACCTACTGAACGCGGCCAAGGTAATTACCGAGAAGAAGCCCGGGATGTCCGGCTTCTGCATGGCGCTGGGTCGCAACCTGTGCACGGACTACCACTTTGCCGCCCTGCTGCATGCGGCGGGCGGACGGATGTTCGATCCCCAGAACAAGTACGAGGTCGTGTTCGACAGCCCGGAAACCGTCGAGGCGTTGACGTTTGTGCAGGAGCTTCTGCCCTACATGCCCAAGGGGGCGCCCGAGTACAGCTTCCTTCAGGTGGTGGACTCGCACGTCACCGGAAACACGGCGATGAGCTTCTATTGGGGCCGCACGCTGGGCCGCGCGGCCGAGGAGGCGAAGGACGTTTTCGACGCCACCGAAGCGTTCAACCACGCCCGGCATCCGAAAACCGGCCGGCGGTCGAACTGGAACGACTACCAGGGCTGGTGCGTGCCTGCGCAGAACAATCCCTACGTGGAGGAAGCGAAGGCCGCGCTCGCCTACTACCAGACGAACAAGGAATGGCTTGTCCGCTACTGCCACTCGTTGATGCCGAACGTGGCACCGACCTACCAGGACGTGCTGGATTCGGACGAACTGAAGAACCATCCGATCTATGAGGCCAAGCCCAGGACGGTCGAGACCTACTTCAGAGGCTCGCTCGAACATTCGAGCAGCACCGCCAACGAGCATATGGCGGGCAGCAACCCGTTTGCCGGCTTCGTCCACGGCAACTCGATCCTGGCGCAGACGGTGCAGAAGGTTGTCATCAACGGCATGTCGCCTGCGGACGCAGCCAAGTGGGGCGCGGGCGAGCTGGAAAGCATCCGGCGGGAAAACATCCGCCTAATCGACTGA
- a CDS encoding carbohydrate ABC transporter permease, translating into MFRNAPVLSDRAVGILFILPFVGTAVLFMIYPIAEAIRLSFFSYNPLRPDSSAFVGLDNFRRIFADPLFWESFSQATIWTLTSIALQTLLGMSIALLLNQALRGISIFRGLLLFPYIVPTVVIALIWRWIFNPEIGVINHALLSVGIISEPIYWLSTPSMAMASTIMLNVWKYTPFVVITVLARLQSVPLELYDAAKVDGAGPLRRFMDVTLPQLKEVLIVIIVFRTIWTFNKFEEIYLLTKGGPGTSTFNLAVYSYEQSIASLKLGVGAATGVVMMVILLVGSIVYLRVSGFGKEEKSS; encoded by the coding sequence ATGTTCAGGAATGCGCCAGTCCTGTCCGACCGCGCGGTCGGCATCCTTTTCATCCTGCCGTTCGTGGGAACGGCGGTGCTGTTCATGATCTATCCGATCGCCGAGGCGATCCGATTGTCTTTTTTCAGCTACAATCCCCTGCGTCCGGATTCGAGCGCCTTCGTCGGCCTCGACAATTTCCGTCGTATCTTCGCAGATCCGCTGTTCTGGGAGTCCTTCAGCCAGGCGACGATTTGGACCCTGACGTCCATCGCGCTCCAGACGCTTCTGGGCATGAGCATCGCCCTGCTTCTGAACCAGGCGCTCCGTGGCATCTCGATCTTTCGAGGGCTGCTCCTGTTTCCCTATATCGTCCCGACCGTGGTCATCGCCCTGATCTGGCGTTGGATTTTCAATCCCGAGATCGGCGTGATCAATCACGCGCTCCTGAGCGTGGGCATCATTTCCGAGCCGATCTACTGGCTGTCGACCCCCAGCATGGCCATGGCGTCGACGATCATGCTCAATGTCTGGAAGTACACGCCGTTCGTGGTGATCACCGTGCTGGCGCGGCTCCAGTCCGTGCCGCTCGAGTTGTATGACGCCGCCAAGGTGGACGGGGCCGGTCCGCTGCGCCGCTTCATGGACGTGACCCTGCCGCAGCTGAAGGAAGTGCTGATCGTCATCATCGTGTTCCGTACGATCTGGACCTTCAACAAATTCGAGGAGATCTACCTGCTGACCAAGGGCGGGCCGGGAACCTCCACCTTCAACCTTGCCGTCTATTCCTACGAGCAGTCGATCGCCAGCCTGAAGCTGGGCGTGGGCGCGGCGACGGGCGTGGTGATGATGGTGATCCTGCTGGTCGGCAGCATCGTCTACCTTCGCGTGTCCGGCTTCGGCAAAGAGGAGAAATCGTCGTGA
- a CDS encoding carbohydrate ABC transporter permease, whose product MRRYDYGQMLRTGFSYLVLSTVTFVMCFPLIWALSTSLKPKDEIFATPPTLIPHTVTLENYEALVTGRPQYFQSGGQSVDTGATPAQFFTRWFANSVIVAFGATLISIVVSTLAAYSLTRFSYWGRNIVPYFSLLGYMVPSIIFVFPLFLILVRLELTDTLWSLILGYVCITLPFCMWLMWAFMRSIPIEIEEAALIDGASRLQVFRQVVLPTAMPGIIAAAIFSMIVSWNDYLFGRVFMNSLDNLTLTVGVMLFFEGTHVDWGLLMAASVLMTVPMAVLFMALQRHLVAGFGAGAVKG is encoded by the coding sequence GTGAGGCGCTACGACTACGGACAGATGCTGCGGACAGGCTTCTCCTACCTGGTGCTGTCCACCGTCACCTTCGTCATGTGCTTTCCGCTGATCTGGGCGTTGTCGACCTCGCTGAAGCCGAAAGACGAGATCTTCGCGACGCCGCCAACCCTGATCCCGCACACTGTGACGCTGGAGAACTACGAGGCGCTTGTGACGGGACGTCCGCAATATTTCCAGTCCGGCGGCCAGTCCGTCGACACCGGCGCCACGCCCGCGCAGTTCTTCACCAGATGGTTCGCAAACAGCGTGATCGTCGCGTTCGGAGCAACCCTCATCAGCATCGTCGTCTCGACGCTCGCGGCCTATAGCCTGACACGGTTCAGCTATTGGGGACGGAACATCGTCCCCTACTTCAGCCTGCTCGGCTACATGGTGCCCTCGATCATCTTCGTGTTCCCGCTGTTCCTCATTCTCGTTCGGCTGGAGCTGACCGATACGCTGTGGAGCCTGATCCTCGGCTATGTCTGCATAACGCTGCCGTTCTGCATGTGGCTGATGTGGGCGTTCATGCGGTCGATTCCGATCGAGATCGAGGAAGCGGCCCTGATCGACGGGGCGTCGCGTCTCCAGGTATTCCGCCAGGTGGTGCTGCCGACGGCGATGCCGGGCATCATCGCGGCGGCGATATTCTCGATGATCGTCTCTTGGAACGACTACCTGTTCGGGCGCGTCTTCATGAACTCGCTCGACAACCTGACCCTGACCGTCGGCGTCATGCTGTTCTTCGAGGGAACGCACGTCGACTGGGGGCTTCTCATGGCTGCATCGGTGCTGATGACCGTTCCGATGGCCGTACTTTTCATGGCCCTGCAACGCCACCTCGTCGCCGGCTTCGGCGCGGGCGCGGTCAAGGGCTGA